The genome window TGTTGGTTTCCTCCAAATTATGATTAATATTTCTTTTAAAAAAATATAGATTTCTCGATAGATAGATAAAATATTACTGAGTTTCAGAATCATGAGACCAGTTTTCAAAAGTCTCATCATATTCTACTTTTAAATTTTCAAAGGAGGTAAATTTATCTAAAAAGGCTAATTTTACTTTACCAATAGGACCATTTCTATGCTTTCCAATAATAACTTCAGCAATTCCACGGTTAGGATTGTCTTCGCGTCGATTATATACTTCATCTCGGTATAAAAAGACAATCAAGTCTGCATCTTGTTCTATTGCGCCAGATTCTCTTAAATCTGCTAAGCGAGGTCTTTTATCTTCCCTTTCTTCTACACGACGATTTAATTGTGAAAGGGCTACAACTGGTACATTGAGTTCTTTAGCTAAAGCTTTTAAAGAACGAGATATTTCAGAAATTTCTTGTTCTCTTCTTTCTGCACGTCCTTTTCCCTTCATCAATTGGAGATAATCAACAATAACTAAACCAATATTGTGTTCTGATTTTAAGCGTCTAGCCTTTGCTCGCAATTCAAGGATTGAGATGGCTGGTGTATCATCAATAAAAACTGGGGCTTCGGATAAAAGGGTAGCTGCCTCAGTTAATAATTGCCAATCATGGTCTGCCAAAAAACCAGAGCGGAATTTTTGAGTATCTACTTTTGCTTCAGCACAAAGCATACGGATTGCTACTTGTTCTTTAGACATCTCTAAAGAAAAAACAGCTACAGGTATTCGATGTTTAATAGCAGCATTGGCAGCAATATTAAGGGCAAAGGCTGTTTTACCCATGCTAGGACGTCCTGCTACAATAATTAAATCTGCTGGTTGCAAACCAGAAGTAAGTCTATCAAAATCTGTAAAACCTGTAGGTACTCCAGTAATATAATTACCTTTTTGCGAAAATGACTGTAGAGTTTCAAAAGTATCTTTAATAATATCCTTTAAAGGGAAATAAGGTGTTTGGATACGTTGTCCAGCTACTTCAAAAATTGCTCGTTCAGACCTATCTAATATTTCTTCTACATCATCTGTAGAAGAAAGACACTGTTCAATAATCTCTGAAGCACAGGCAATAAGTTTTCTCAAAATAGCTTTTTCTTTAACAATTTTAGCATAATAGGCAATATTAGAAGCAGTAGGAATAGCTTCTACTAATGAAGCTAAGTAAGTAGCACCACCAATTTCTTCTAATTCTCCCTTATTTTGAAGATATTCACTTACAGTAACTAAATCTATTGGCTGATTTTGTTCAAAAAGCTCTAAATAGGCTCGAAAAATTTTTCTATGAGTATCTCTATAAAAGTCTTCATCTTTTATTGTTTCCAACACTTGATAAAGGGCTTCATTGTCAATGAGAATTCCACCTAAAACAGCTTGTTCAGCTTCAAGATTATGTGGTAAACTTTTTTGAAAAAAATCAATATTTTTAACTTTTGTAGCTACTTTCATTTAGGCTCCTACTACTTTTATCTTCAAAAATGCCTGAACTTCAGAATGTAATTTGATAGGTATCTCATACTCTCCTATACGTTTGATAGGTTCTTCTAAAAGTATTTTCTTTTTGTCTAAAGTTATTCCTTTTTCTTCTAATGCTTTCACAATATCCATAGAAGTTACGGATCCAAAGATTTTTCCTTCTTCTCCTACTTGTTTTAAAATTTCACAAGTAATAGTTGCTAATTTAGCTGCTAAAGCTTCAGCTCTATGTTTTTCCCTTTCCCGTTTTCGCAAAAGTATTTTTCTTTCTTCTTCAATAGCTTTTATATTTTTATGTGTTGCAGGAATGGCCTTCTTTTGTGGAATAAGATAATTTCGTGCATAACCATCTGCTACCTCTACTAAATCGCCCATTTTACCTAATGAAGGAATATCCTCCCTCAGAATCACTTTCATTTTTTTCCTCCATTTTATCTATGGCCAATGGTAGTATAAGGTAAAAGGGCAAGATGACGTGCTCTTTTAATAGCTAAAGTAAGTTGTCTTTGGTGTCTGGCACAATTGCCAGAGATGCGTCTAGGAATGATTTTGCCTCTGTCTGTAATAAATTGTCTTAAGACATCTACATTTTTATAAGAAATTTTAAGATTTGGATCAGCACAAAATCTACAAAATTTACGTCTAACATAAAATTTCCTTTTTGTAGCATTATTTGTAGTCATAAAATCACCTCCTTATTTTTATGCTGCTTTTACTTCTATTTGAGAGCTATCAATCTCTTTTTTAGATGTTTTAAAACTTAGAAATCTTATAATACGGTCATCTATTTTAATGTTTCTTTCTACTTCCTCAATAGTTTCTGGTCTTCCATAATAATGGAAAACAGCATAATAGCCTTTTCTTTTATGTTTTACTTTAAAAGCCAAAGTTTTAATACCCCATTTTTCTATCTCTTTAACTATTCCATTATGCTTTTTTATAATTTCTTCAAATTTTGATAATACTTTTTCTATTTCTGCTTCAGAAAGTTCTGGGTCTAATACTATTACTGTTTCATATTCCCTCAGCTTCATCCTCCCCTCCTTATCAAAACCCGATTTGTATATTATGCTTGTTCTTCTTTGTCAAGCCAATTAAATACATCATCTCTAAAAAACTATTTCCTGTCAAGTTTTTAAATCTTGAGTAGCAGTTTGAAATATGTTAAAAAGTTTTTATGGAAGAACTTTCTCTTTTTTCTGTTCCACGCCCACACATTTATACTGTTAGTGAATTAACTGAAGCCATAAGGCAAATTCTTGAAACTGAATTTCCTTTTGTTTGGGTAGAAGGAGAAATTTCTAATAGCCGCTGTCCCCTTTCTGGTCATTTTTATTTCACTTTAAAAGACGATAAGGCACAAATTTCTGCTATTTTATTTAAAAATCAACGGCGCTTACTTCATTTTGAACCAGAGGACGGACTTAAAGTTATTTGTCAAGGTCGTATTACTGTTTATCCTCCTCATGGTAATTACCGTCTAGTTGTAGAATATTTAGAGCCAAAAGGTTATGGTGCATTACAGTTAGCTTTTGAGCAGTTAAAGAAAAAACTTAGCAAAGAGGGGCTTTTTGATCAAGCTATAAAAAAGCCCCTTCCTGTTTTACCTAGACGCATTGCTGTTATTACTTCTCCTGTTGGGGCAGCTATTAGAGATTTTTTACGTATTTTATTTAAAAAATCTCAAAATATTCATGTTTTTATTTATCCTGTCAGAGTACAAGGAGAGGGGGCAGCAAAAGAAATAGCACAGGCAATCTTTGATTTAAATCGTTTAGGATGGGCTGAATTGATTGTTCTTACTCGTGGTGGTGGTTCATTAGAAGATCTTTGGGCATTTAATGAAGAAATTGTAGCTAGAGCTATTCATGCCTCACATATTCCTATTATCTCAGCTATTGGTCATGAAGTAGATTTTACTATTTCAGATATGGTTGCCGATATAAGGGCAGCCACACCAACAGCTGCGGCAGAGATGATTGGAAAAAAGCAAGAAGAGTTTGGAATTTTTCTTGAGGATATTTATAAAAGGATGATTCAGACTTTTAAAAAACAATTAGAGACATCAAAATTACATATTGAACATTTTTTAAATCGCTTAAGACGACCTCAACTTATAACTTATCGTTTGCGTTTAGATGAACTCACACAAACTCTTTTGCGTTTACAACAACATGCTCAGGAAAGGCGCTATACTATTTTAAAAAATTTAATGGAAAGACTTCTTCTTTGTCATCCTAAACGTCAGCTTCAAAAATATAGTGAAATTTTTTCTCAGAAAGAAAAAGAGATTATTTTACGTTATAAGCACCTTTTATCTCGTAAAAAGCAAACATTGCGAGAAATGGAACAAAGATTAAATGCATTAAGCCCCCTTAATGTTTTAAAACGTGGTTATGCATTAGCCTTTAGTTTCCCTGAAAAAAGGCTTATTAAATCTGTAAATCAAGTTAATTTAGGAGAGAAAATGCTTATTAAATTAGCAGATGGTGAAATAAGAGCAAAAACGGAGGAAAAATATGACACTTCCTTTTGAAGAAGCTATAAAACGTTTAGAAGAGATTGTTAAAAAGTTAGAGGCAGGTGAAATTCCATTAGAAGAATCTTTAAAACTATTTGAAGAGGGAATGAATCTTATCCGTTATTGTCAGCAAAAGCTTGATGAAGTAGAAAAAAAGGTAGAATTACTTGTAAAAAATGAGAGAGGAGAGTTTGAAACAAAACCTTTTAATCCTGAGTCAAGTCTTACTGATACACAGGTAGAGTGATGGAATTTGATTTAAAGACGTATTTAGAAGAAAAAAAGGCAATAGTAGAAACAGCATTAGAGAATTATTTAGCTCAAGAGGGAGGAGTTTATCAAGAGATACTTGAGGCAATGCGATATACCCTTTTTGCTGGTGGAAAGCGTTTACGTCCTATTCTTTGTCTTACAGCCTGTAAAGTAGTTGGAGGAGAAGAAGAAATAGCTTTACCAATTGCCTGTGCTTTAGAAATGATTCACACTTATTCTCTCATTCATGATGATTTACCAGCTATGGATAATGATGATTTTCGTAGGGGTAAACCCACAAGTCATAAAGTATTTGGTGAAGCTATGGCTATTTTAGCTGGTGATGCTTTGCTTACACAGGCATTTTATTTGCTTTCACATCCCAGTTTATTGGAAAAAATAAGTGCAGATCGTTTGTTAAAAGTAATCAATATTATTGCTACTGCTGCTGGTTATAAAGGGATGATTACTGGTCAAGTAATGGATTTAAAGGCTACTGGACAGAAAATAAATATGGAAACTTTAGAAAATATGCATAGACATAAAACAGGTGCTCTTATTATTGCTTCAGTAAAAAGTGGTGCAATTATTGGTGGAGGCAGTTTTTCAGAAATAAAAGCTCTTTCTGAATATGCTCATCAGATTGGTCTTGCTTTTCAGATTGTAGATGATATTTTAGATGTAGAGGGAAATTCAAAAGAAATGGGAAAAATGGCAGGTAGTGATGAAGCAAAACAAAAAAGTACTTATGTGAGTTTATTAGGTTTGGAAAAGGCAAAAATGGCAGCGGAGAATTGTATTAAAAAGGCTATTGAAGCCTTAAAAAATTTTGATAAAAAGGCTGATCCTTTAAGAGCCTTAGCTTATTATATCAAGGAGAGAAAAAAGTGATTTTAGAAAGGATAAATTCTCCTGCTGATTTAAAACATTTAAGTATAAAAGAATTAAAAGAATTAGCGCAAGAAATACGTCAAACAATCATTGAAACAGTATCAAAGACAGGAGGTCATTTAGCCCCTAGTTTAGGGGTAGTAGAGCTTACTTTGGCTTTACATTATGTTTTTGATACACCAAAAGATAAGATTATTTGGGATGTAGGGCATCAAAGCTATGCTCATAAGCTTATTACTGGTCGTCGTGATAAATTTCATACCTTACGACAACATGGTGGTTTAAGTGGTTTTCCTAGACGTGAGGAAAGCCCTTTTGATGTTTTTGGTACAGGACATGCAAGTACTTCTATTTCAGCTGCTTTAGGAATGGCTATAGCTCGTGATTTAAAAGGCGAAAAACACCGTGTAATTGCTGTTATTGGTGATGGTGCAATGACAGGTGGACTTGCTTTTGAAGCCTTAAATCACGCAGGTGAATTGGATAAGGATTTAATTGTTGTTTTAAATGATAATACTATGTCTATCTCTCCTAATGTAGGTGCTATTTCTAGATTTTTAAGTCGTAAGCTTACTAGTCGTTCATTTCGTCGTTTTAAAAAAGAAATAGAAAAACTCTTTTTATCTTTACCAGCTGGTGAAAGTTTGCTTCAGTGGGCAAAACGCAGTGAGGATTCATTTATGAGTTTTTTTACTCCAGGTATGTTATTTCTTGCCTTTCATTTTGATTATCTTGGTCCTATTGATGGCCATAATTTAGAAAAACTTATTAAGACATTTTTACATGTTAAAGAAAGAGAAGGGCCAATACTTGTACATGTCTTAACAGTAAAAGGAAAGGGATATAAACCTGCAGAAAAAGACCCAACAGCATTTCATGGTATTGGGAAATTTAGTCTTGTTCCAGAAAAAACAAATAATTTAAAAGATACACGTACTTATACACAAGTTTTTGCTGAAACACTTTTAGAATTAGCTGCTAAAGATGAAAGAATTGTGGGTATTACAGCCGCCATGCCTGAAGGTACAGGTCTTTCTTTATTTAAAGAAAGATTTCCTGAAAGATTTTTAGATGTAGGTATTGCTGAGGAGCATGCTGTTATATTGGCAGCTGGTATGGCTGCTGCTGGTTTACGTCCAGTAGTAGCTATTTATTCTACATTTTTGCAAAGAGCATTTGATCAAATCATTCATGATGTATGCTTACAGAAATTACCTGTAGTTTTTGCTATAGACAGAGCTGGTATTGTTGGTGAAGATGGCCCTACCCATCATGGCACATTTGACCTTTCTTATCTACGCTTAATCCCAAATATGGTAGTAATGGCTCCAAAAGATGAAAATGAACTTCGACATATGTTAAAGACAGCTTTAGAATATGAAGGCCCTATTG of Candidatus Desulfofervidus auxilii contains these proteins:
- a CDS encoding polyprenyl synthetase family protein, whose amino-acid sequence is MEFDLKTYLEEKKAIVETALENYLAQEGGVYQEILEAMRYTLFAGGKRLRPILCLTACKVVGGEEEIALPIACALEMIHTYSLIHDDLPAMDNDDFRRGKPTSHKVFGEAMAILAGDALLTQAFYLLSHPSLLEKISADRLLKVINIIATAAGYKGMITGQVMDLKATGQKINMETLENMHRHKTGALIIASVKSGAIIGGGSFSEIKALSEYAHQIGLAFQIVDDILDVEGNSKEMGKMAGSDEAKQKSTYVSLLGLEKAKMAAENCIKKAIEALKNFDKKADPLRALAYYIKERKK
- the xseA gene encoding exodeoxyribonuclease VII large subunit, with amino-acid sequence MEELSLFSVPRPHIYTVSELTEAIRQILETEFPFVWVEGEISNSRCPLSGHFYFTLKDDKAQISAILFKNQRRLLHFEPEDGLKVICQGRITVYPPHGNYRLVVEYLEPKGYGALQLAFEQLKKKLSKEGLFDQAIKKPLPVLPRRIAVITSPVGAAIRDFLRILFKKSQNIHVFIYPVRVQGEGAAKEIAQAIFDLNRLGWAELIVLTRGGGSLEDLWAFNEEIVARAIHASHIPIISAIGHEVDFTISDMVADIRAATPTAAAEMIGKKQEEFGIFLEDIYKRMIQTFKKQLETSKLHIEHFLNRLRRPQLITYRLRLDELTQTLLRLQQHAQERRYTILKNLMERLLLCHPKRQLQKYSEIFSQKEKEIILRYKHLLSRKKQTLREMEQRLNALSPLNVLKRGYALAFSFPEKRLIKSVNQVNLGEKMLIKLADGEIRAKTEEKYDTSF
- the xseB gene encoding exodeoxyribonuclease VII small subunit — protein: MTLPFEEAIKRLEEIVKKLEAGEIPLEESLKLFEEGMNLIRYCQQKLDEVEKKVELLVKNERGEFETKPFNPESSLTDTQVE
- the dnaB gene encoding replicative DNA helicase; amino-acid sequence: MKVATKVKNIDFFQKSLPHNLEAEQAVLGGILIDNEALYQVLETIKDEDFYRDTHRKIFRAYLELFEQNQPIDLVTVSEYLQNKGELEEIGGATYLASLVEAIPTASNIAYYAKIVKEKAILRKLIACASEIIEQCLSSTDDVEEILDRSERAIFEVAGQRIQTPYFPLKDIIKDTFETLQSFSQKGNYITGVPTGFTDFDRLTSGLQPADLIIVAGRPSMGKTAFALNIAANAAIKHRIPVAVFSLEMSKEQVAIRMLCAEAKVDTQKFRSGFLADHDWQLLTEAATLLSEAPVFIDDTPAISILELRAKARRLKSEHNIGLVIVDYLQLMKGKGRAERREQEISEISRSLKALAKELNVPVVALSQLNRRVEEREDKRPRLADLRESGAIEQDADLIVFLYRDEVYNRREDNPNRGIAEVIIGKHRNGPIGKVKLAFLDKFTSFENLKVEYDETFENWSHDSETQ
- the rplI gene encoding 50S ribosomal protein L9 — protein: MKVILREDIPSLGKMGDLVEVADGYARNYLIPQKKAIPATHKNIKAIEEERKILLRKREREKHRAEALAAKLATITCEILKQVGEEGKIFGSVTSMDIVKALEEKGITLDKKKILLEEPIKRIGEYEIPIKLHSEVQAFLKIKVVGA
- the dxs gene encoding 1-deoxy-D-xylulose-5-phosphate synthase, whose product is MILERINSPADLKHLSIKELKELAQEIRQTIIETVSKTGGHLAPSLGVVELTLALHYVFDTPKDKIIWDVGHQSYAHKLITGRRDKFHTLRQHGGLSGFPRREESPFDVFGTGHASTSISAALGMAIARDLKGEKHRVIAVIGDGAMTGGLAFEALNHAGELDKDLIVVLNDNTMSISPNVGAISRFLSRKLTSRSFRRFKKEIEKLFLSLPAGESLLQWAKRSEDSFMSFFTPGMLFLAFHFDYLGPIDGHNLEKLIKTFLHVKEREGPILVHVLTVKGKGYKPAEKDPTAFHGIGKFSLVPEKTNNLKDTRTYTQVFAETLLELAAKDERIVGITAAMPEGTGLSLFKERFPERFLDVGIAEEHAVILAAGMAAAGLRPVVAIYSTFLQRAFDQIIHDVCLQKLPVVFAIDRAGIVGEDGPTHHGTFDLSYLRLIPNMVVMAPKDENELRHMLKTALEYEGPIALRYPRGRVVGVSCDEPLKTLSIGEAEVLVEGEDILILAIGQVVIPALEAVSRLQSEGFYPALINARFVKPLDEDLIKRMAPNFKAIITIEENVLFGGFGSAVLEILSDLKIFTPVFRIGLPDVFIEHGPQSLLRKKYGLDVEGVYQIAKNLFLKYGTKSKIRQVAFGKRFSKES
- the rpsF gene encoding 30S ribosomal protein S6, whose protein sequence is MKLREYETVIVLDPELSEAEIEKVLSKFEEIIKKHNGIVKEIEKWGIKTLAFKVKHKRKGYYAVFHYYGRPETIEEVERNIKIDDRIIRFLSFKTSKKEIDSSQIEVKAA
- the rpsR gene encoding 30S ribosomal protein S18 codes for the protein MTTNNATKRKFYVRRKFCRFCADPNLKISYKNVDVLRQFITDRGKIIPRRISGNCARHQRQLTLAIKRARHLALLPYTTIGHR